The stretch of DNA ACAGCACCCCCGCGATCATGGTCACTCCGTTCAGCGCACCCGAGACCCGGTGCAGTCGGGCGAAGATCAGCGCCTCCAGGGTCCCGGGATGGCTGATCGCCGCGCGCGCGGCATGGGCCGCCGGCAATATCGCGAGCCAGGCATAGAGCGTGGCCGCGAGCATCACGGCCACCAGCAGCAGCGGCAGCCAGTCCCCGAGCCGAAGCCGCCCCAGCGCGGCGCG from Candidatus Methylomirabilota bacterium encodes:
- a CDS encoding DUF4149 domain-containing protein, which gives rise to MKIVAAGAVLAWLSVMVFFAGIVAPAAFTTLDREAAGRFVSVIFPRYYLGGTALGAVALAALVARAALGRLRLGDWLPLLLVAVMLAATLYAWLAILPAAHAARAAISHPGTLEALIFARLHRVSGALNGVTMIAGVLCLVVLGVRR